The stretch of DNA CACGATGCGCACAGATCACACTGACACACCCGCCGGCTGCGAGTATGGCACGGTTTACATTGCTTTCGAACTGAGCAAGGCGAAATGGCAGCTAGGCATCATGATGCCTGGCGGCGAGAAGATGAGCCGTTACCGGATTGATGGAGGCGACCTGGCGGCGCTGTCGGGTTTGCTGGTCAAGGCTCGGGCGAAGGCGGAGCAGGCGGGGAAGCCGGTTCGTATTCTGTCCTGCTATGAAGCGGGTCTCGACGGTCATTGGCTGCACCGCTGGCTGGCCGACAACGGGGTCCTCAATTACGAGATCGATGCGTCGAGCATCGAGGTGAACCGGCGGGCACGGCGTGCCAAGACCGATCGGATCGACCTGGCGCAGTTGATGCGCTCGTTTCTGGCTCACCAGCGCGGCGAACCGCGGGTTTGCAGCATGGTTCGGGTTCCCACGCCTGAGGACGAGGATCGCAAACGGCGCACGCGCGAGCGCGAGCGGCTGCTGAAGGAGCGCACCGGGCACAGCAACCGGATCAAGGGGCTGCTGCATGGCCAGGGCATCCGCGATGCCATGCCCTTGAAGCCGGGTTTTTTGTCGGGTCTGGATGCGATGCGTACCGGCGATGGGCGCGTTCTGCCGCCCCGGCTGAAGGACGAGATCCATCGCGAGCATGAGCGGCTGGTCTTGGTGCACAAGCAGATCAAGGCGCTCGAGGCAGCGAATGCAGCCGCGCATCGGGCACCGGCCAAGGACTCGGTCGAGGCAAAGGCGGTTCAGCTTGCCCAACTCAAGGCGATTGGCCCGCACATCGCCCAGCTTCTGGCCAACGAGGTCTTCTACCGTGACTTCAAGAACCGGCGTCAGGTCGGCAGTTGCGTCGGACTGACCGACACACCCTACGACAGCGGCGCCCGCCGGCGACAACAGGGCATCAGCAAGGCCGGCAACCATCGCGCGCGAACGACCGCCATCGAGCTCGCCTGGCTGTGGCTGACGCATCAGCCCGATAGCGAGCTGAGCCGCTGGTTCCGCGAGCGGGTTGGCAACCTCAAGGGCCGCATCCGCAAGATCGCCATCGTGGCGCTGGCGCGCAAGCTGATGGTGGCGCTGTGGCGCTATCTGGAAACCGGCCTCGTGCCGACCGGCGCGGTGATGCGCCCAAGCCTTTAACGGACGCCGGTGCGCCAATGACGGCCGACGTGACCCAGGACAGACGCGTGACCGAACCCGGGCTTGGGTCTTCGGATTCCGCTTTCGTAGATGGGTCCCGTCTCTTCTGGGCCTTACCTTCACCCGTGCATGAAAGATTGGGGTCCGGGTCACCACACCCGACCGGATACAAGTTGATGCGGTGTCTGCCGCATAACAACGACACGGCCCAGTCCAGGATATCGCGTCGCCCCGCTCACGACGCGCACCAAAACGTTCCGATCCGAAAGCCTCGCGCCAGCCGTGCCGCCGTCAAGGTCGCTACGCGCCGCCTCCGGCGGTGGCCTGTGGCCAACCTTGACCGCGGCCGCGCCTGGCGCAGCGATCAATCATCGGAACGAAACCGCCACTGCGAGCGCAGCGCGCTCCACGACAACGACCAGGAGCAACACATGCCCTGATCAATCATTCCCCTTGACAACTACAACCCCATACAAGCCCGGGTGAGCGCAGCGACACCCGGGGCCACGTCGAAAGAATGCCGCATATCGCGGAGCCTCTCATCACTACGCGAGCGCAATTGCGCTCGTCGCGCGGCGACGCCCTCTGAACTAGAGGGCGGGAAGTTCCAGCAAACCTCGGGCAATTCATGTCGCGAGATCGTGAAGTCATGTTCAGTCGTCGTCACCCGCGAAAGCGGGTGACCCAGTATCCCAGAGGCAGCAGTGTTTGACCGAGAGGCCGCGGCGTACTGGATCCCCCGCCTTCGCGGGGATGACGGCGGTGTGTTGCGTCGCTATCTCCACGTCATTGCGAGCGCAGCGAAGCAATCCATTGTCACCTCGTACGCGGAAAGATGGATTGCTTCGCTGCGCTCGCAATGACGCCGAGGCCAGCCGAGATGGCCTAGCCCGGCTTCGGCGGATTTTCCCGCAGGAAGCGCTCCAGATCCTCCTGCACGGAATACGGCAGCGGGATCGGATCGCCCATGCGGTCGATCGCGCGGTCGAGGCAGAGGCGCACCATGCGCGCGAGTTCGGCCTTGCGGTATGGCTTGGTGAGAAGCAGTACGCCCTCGCCGAGGCGCCCGCTTGAATCGAATGCACCGAACGTGTGGCCCGAGGTGTAGAGCACCCGGAGCGGCCGGCGCAGTTCGGCGACCGTTTGCGCGAGCTGCCGGCCGTTCATGGCGCCGGGCATGACGATGTCGGTGAACAGGAGATCGAACGCCACGCCGGAATTCACCAATTCGAGCGCCTCAGCCGCGTTGGAAGCGGTAATGACCTTGTAGCCGAGACTTTCGAGCCGGCCGGTAACGTGCGCCCGCACCACATCGTCATCCTCGACGCACAGGATGGTTTCCGATCCGCCGCGCGGTTCGTCATCATCAGGCGGCGAGGCGTCGCCCGCCGGAAATAAGTCCACAGGCTCGATGTCGGCCTTCGGCAGATAGATGCGGAAGCAGGCGCCCTCGCCCTCCTCACCGTCGACCACGACGCTGCCGCCGGATTGCTTGGCAAATCCGAACACCATGCTGAGGCCAAGTCCGGTGCCGGTGCCGAACTGCTTGGTCGAAAAGAACGGCTCGAAAATCCTGTCGCGGATGGCAGAAGGAATGCCGGCGCCGCTATCGATGACCTCGATGGCGACGTAGTCGCCCGCGCCGAGATCGTCCACCTCGGCATCGCATGCATCGCGCGAGAAATTGCCCGTCCTGAACAGCAGCCTTCCGCCCTCGGCCATGGCGTCGCGGGCGTTGATGGCGAGATTGACCAGCGCCGAGGTGAGCTGGCTGCGATCGACCAGGGCCGGCCAGGCCTGGTCGCTCAACGCGGTCTCGATCTCGATCTGCC from Bradyrhizobium sp. AZCC 1693 encodes:
- a CDS encoding IS110 family transposase, coding for MRTDHTDTPAGCEYGTVYIAFELSKAKWQLGIMMPGGEKMSRYRIDGGDLAALSGLLVKARAKAEQAGKPVRILSCYEAGLDGHWLHRWLADNGVLNYEIDASSIEVNRRARRAKTDRIDLAQLMRSFLAHQRGEPRVCSMVRVPTPEDEDRKRRTRERERLLKERTGHSNRIKGLLHGQGIRDAMPLKPGFLSGLDAMRTGDGRVLPPRLKDEIHREHERLVLVHKQIKALEAANAAAHRAPAKDSVEAKAVQLAQLKAIGPHIAQLLANEVFYRDFKNRRQVGSCVGLTDTPYDSGARRRQQGISKAGNHRARTTAIELAWLWLTHQPDSELSRWFRERVGNLKGRIRKIAIVALARKLMVALWRYLETGLVPTGAVMRPSL